One window of Biomphalaria glabrata chromosome 6, xgBioGlab47.1, whole genome shotgun sequence genomic DNA carries:
- the LOC129926872 gene encoding uncharacterized protein K02A2.6-like has product MKFPHPWEKVGVDLFTLDGKDYLVCVDYYSNFCEVDRLENTSSETVIRKLKAHFARYGIPSTVVSDNGPQLSSDSFAKFANDWSFNHLTSSPHYPRSNGKAESAVKTVKTLFLKNKDQFVALLNHRSTPNKTGTSPSQAFFNRRIRTLLPIAKSLLKPQVLDPQKHRKALKENQRRSAIYYNSHAKDLPPLAKGEEVRLKSRSRGHEL; this is encoded by the coding sequence ATGAAGTTCCCACACCCCTGGGAAAAGGTTGGTGTTGATCTATTCACACTTGACGGCAAAGACTATCTTGTGTGTGTGGACTACTACAGTAACTTCTGTGAAGTTGATCGCCTAGAGAACACTAGTTCAGAAACTGTCATAAGAAAACTTAAAGCCCATTTCGCTAGATATGGCATCCCATCTACAGTGGTCTCTGACAATGGACCTCAACTATCTTCGGACAGCTTCGCAAAATTTGCCAATGATTGGAGTTTCAACCATTTGACGAGCAGTCCCCACTATCCCAGATCAAATGGGAAAGCTGAATCAGCAGTGAAGACTGTAAAGAcattatttcttaaaaataaagatcAGTTCGTGGCTTTACTTAATCATAGAAGCACCCCGAATAAAACTGGTACTAGCCCATCACAGGCATTTTTCAACAGAAGAATCAGAACCTTGCTGCCTATAGCTAAAAGCCTGTTGAAACCTCAAGTTCTGGATCCTCAGAAACATAGAAAAGCGCTGAAAGAAAACCAGAGGAGATCGGCGATTTACTACAACTCCCATGCTAAAGATTTACCTCCCCTTGCTAAGGGTGAAGAGGTGAGACTAAAGTCAAGGTCGCGTGGCCACGAGCTATAA